AATTCAGTTCCTCAATTGGTCTTGTATCTTGCCGTTTCTCTAATCATTCAGTCTTTGCTCCCTCTGAGAAAAGCATACCAGTAACCTACGCCGACGAATAGCGCGCCTCCTACGATATTACCGAGGGTAACAGAAATGAGATTCTGGCTCCACATGCTTCCCCAGTTGATCGTGTTAAGCTGCGCTTGGGAGAGCCCCGAGGCGACGACAGCCTTGGTGAAGCTCTTTGCGTAGATGCCAGCGGGAATGAAATACATGTTGGCAACGCAGTGCTCGAAGCCGCTGGAGACAAACGCCATGATAGGGAAGAAGATCGCCCAAACTTTTCCAACAATGTTCTTGGCCGCAAGCGCCATGTAAACCGCAAGACAGACCAGCCAGTTACAACCGATCGCCCTGAAGAAAAAGGCCCAATTGTGCCCGAGGCCCTGCGGCGATGCTGCCACCTTGCCGTAAGCTATACTCAGCGCCGTGCCGCCTACCGGCCCATCGAGAAGCCCAGATTGCGATGCGACCATCCATGCCAGAAAGATCGAGCCGAGCAAGTTCGCGACGTAAACAACGGACCAGTTACGAAGCACGCCTCCTAACTTGACTCTTTTGTGGGCACAGCCACAACCGAGCAAGCAGTTACCTGTGAACAGTTCTGATCCCGCGATCACGACCAACATGAGGCCGACGCTGAAGACGGCACCCATCGCTAGCTTCTTAAGGCCCAGTATGCCGATCCCGGTCCCAACTGTTGTGGCCAGGTGTGCCCCAAAACCGATGT
This genomic interval from bacterium contains the following:
- a CDS encoding formate/nitrite transporter family protein gives rise to the protein MASFNSPQEVAKSLLDIGEKKARLPFGKMAWLGILAGVYIGFGAHLATTVGTGIGILGLKKLAMGAVFSVGLMLVVIAGSELFTGNCLLGCGCAHKRVKLGGVLRNWSVVYVANLLGSIFLAWMVASQSGLLDGPVGGTALSIAYGKVAASPQGLGHNWAFFFRAIGCNWLVCLAVYMALAAKNIVGKVWAIFFPIMAFVSSGFEHCVANMYFIPAGIYAKSFTKAVVASGLSQAQLNTINWGSMWSQNLISVTLGNIVGGALFVGVGYWYAFLRGSKD